A stretch of the Candidatus Nealsonbacteria bacterium genome encodes the following:
- a CDS encoding S-adenosylmethionine synthetase — MDRCKVEIVERKGIGHPDCLADGVAEAISAEYSRYCLDQFGAVLHHNVDKIAFIGGEASVGFGEGEMITPVKLILNGRMSVSFGGKTIDYVEIQKKAAKEYLQSVLPHFNVEEWLGFITLTNSFSHLSTWFKPMSLDDIPDYKKPHANDTACCVGYWPLSLTETLVLELENFFYSETGEPHFNFIGQDIKIMATRRGRRIDVTMCIPFISLETPNLNFYKEQLTEIKTMLLDKSREVLGDEYEASLEINTADNLIEGDYYLLLSGTALEGGEEGAVGRGNRINGLIPCMRPYTMESPFGKNPNYHVGKVYGYLANQAAKAIAEELECECCVYIVTVNGDSLKPPRHLIVDLDQPRDSSAVNRILEREILEADYLSALVRKQAISPRLRRR, encoded by the coding sequence ATGGACAGATGTAAAGTCGAAATAGTTGAAAGGAAAGGCATCGGTCACCCTGATTGCCTCGCAGATGGAGTGGCGGAGGCCATTTCTGCGGAATATTCTCGCTATTGTCTGGATCAATTTGGCGCTGTCTTGCATCATAACGTTGATAAAATAGCTTTTATCGGCGGTGAAGCGAGTGTTGGCTTTGGGGAGGGCGAAATGATTACTCCGGTAAAGTTAATACTCAATGGAAGAATGAGCGTGAGTTTTGGTGGGAAAACAATTGACTATGTTGAAATACAGAAAAAAGCCGCTAAAGAATATCTTCAGTCGGTTCTTCCTCATTTCAACGTAGAAGAATGGTTAGGGTTTATTACTCTGACTAATTCTTTTTCCCATCTTTCAACTTGGTTCAAGCCGATGTCATTAGATGATATTCCAGATTACAAAAAGCCACATGCAAATGACACAGCATGCTGCGTTGGCTACTGGCCACTATCATTGACCGAAACTTTGGTCCTCGAACTGGAAAATTTCTTTTATTCTGAAACCGGAGAACCCCACTTTAACTTTATTGGACAAGATATCAAGATTATGGCGACAAGAAGAGGTCGCCGTATTGATGTCACGATGTGTATACCATTCATATCTCTTGAGACACCGAACCTTAACTTTTATAAGGAGCAATTAACAGAGATAAAGACCATGCTTCTAGATAAAAGCCGTGAGGTGTTGGGTGACGAGTATGAGGCATCTTTGGAGATCAATACAGCAGATAATCTAATCGAAGGTGACTACTACTTGTTACTTTCTGGAACCGCCTTGGAGGGTGGCGAAGAAGGGGCTGTGGGTCGAGGAAATAGGATTAATGGCCTTATTCCTTGTATGAGACCCTATACAATGGAGTCTCCTTTCGGCAAGAACCCGAATTACCATGTCGGTAAAGTTTATGGATATCTAGCTAACCAAGCGGCGAAAGCAATTGCTGAGGAGCTAGAATGTGAGTGCTGCGTTTACATTGTTACAGTAAACGGAGATTCATTGAAGCCACCAAGGCATCTCATCGTGGACCTTGATCAGCCGCGTGATTCTTCCGCGGTTAATCGAATACTTGAAAGAGAAATTTTGGAGGCCGACTATCTTTCAGCCCTTGTTCGTAAACAGGCGATATCTCCGAGATTAAGGAGGCGATAA
- a CDS encoding HIT family protein: MRCLFCNIIKGQKEAFKVWENRDFILFLDVKPINPGHVILITKKYIRDVFSVPEPLYGRMFQTVKRIARVLKKLTSAKRIGLAIEGFGAPHVHIHLVPVNKGNELNPLRARKVAEKKLRSMQSEFASRFKRLK, translated from the coding sequence ATGAGATGCTTGTTTTGCAACATAATTAAAGGTCAGAAGGAAGCGTTCAAGGTTTGGGAAAACCGTGATTTTATATTGTTTCTTGATGTAAAACCAATCAATCCTGGCCACGTCATTCTTATTACCAAAAAATACATAAGGGATGTATTTTCTGTACCAGAACCGTTGTACGGCAGAATGTTTCAAACAGTGAAGAGAATTGCTCGAGTGTTGAAAAAACTCACATCAGCGAAACGCATCGGGCTAGCAATTGAGGGTTTTGGAGCTCCACACGTCCACATCCACTTGGTACCTGTCAATAAAGGAAACGAACTTAACCCATTAAGAGCAAGGAAGGTTGCGGAGAAAAAGCTACGGAGTATGCAAAGTGAATTTGCCAGCCGCTTCAAAAGATTAAAGTAA
- a CDS encoding sensor histidine kinase has protein sequence MFEFTLINKAVLLLVNTIGLGMAFWIYFTNRKARINQLFFLMTIFALLWITLVYFASISTNSYQAIILSRLSFVPVYLCLGSMYFFTIFFPRKEKRSLFLDVIVLAGLIGLSFITVFTNLHVKNVVFKAWGVSPVLGEGNILVYSTIFLIIVLFSGILFQKYFRLSTEEKFRTQYFFFGFFIFVIMNLIFNVFLASKYTDFPYYLFGNYSVIFLLGFTAYAIVTRELFGIRVILTQALVGIIAVLLLAQAVTATEWLEFSWKFALFLLFIVFGYFLIQSVIREIQRRAELQKLYEQVDKLSRAKSEFISIASHQLRTPLTAIKGYISMLIEGTYGKLTGRTIPPMEKVYQSNERLIKLVNDLLHVSRIESGTLRIDLQKISLEDIISSVVDELKIRADERKIYLKWEKPSKPLPEITVDADKFRQVILNIIDNCIKYTEKGGITVETEQKKSSVKLPQGSILTVIKDTGEGMTEEEIEKMFESFSRGKAGAKHWTAGTGLGLYIARKFTEVHGGRVWAESPGEGKGSTFYIELPVK, from the coding sequence ATGTTTGAATTTACTTTAATCAACAAAGCTGTTCTCCTTTTAGTCAATACTATTGGCCTTGGGATGGCTTTTTGGATTTATTTTACTAATCGGAAAGCAAGGATTAATCAACTATTCTTTTTAATGACAATTTTTGCTCTCCTATGGATTACTTTAGTGTACTTTGCGAGTATTTCAACTAACTCATATCAAGCTATTATTTTATCGAGATTATCTTTCGTGCCAGTATATTTATGTTTGGGTAGTATGTACTTTTTTACAATTTTTTTTCCAAGGAAAGAAAAAAGATCTCTTTTTTTAGATGTAATTGTTTTAGCTGGGCTAATTGGTCTTTCCTTTATTACAGTTTTTACTAACCTCCACGTTAAAAATGTTGTGTTTAAGGCATGGGGAGTTTCTCCTGTGTTAGGAGAAGGAAATATTCTCGTATATTCAACAATATTCTTGATAATCGTTTTATTTTCGGGAATACTTTTTCAAAAATATTTTAGGCTCTCAACAGAAGAAAAATTTAGGACTCAATATTTCTTCTTTGGCTTCTTTATTTTTGTTATAATGAACCTTATTTTTAATGTATTTTTAGCTTCGAAATATACAGATTTTCCTTATTATCTTTTTGGTAACTATTCTGTAATTTTTCTCCTAGGCTTTACTGCATATGCTATCGTGACCAGAGAACTTTTTGGTATCCGCGTAATTTTAACGCAAGCATTAGTAGGAATAATCGCTGTTTTACTTTTGGCGCAGGCAGTAACTGCGACCGAATGGTTAGAGTTTTCCTGGAAATTCGCTCTGTTTTTGTTATTCATAGTATTCGGTTATTTCTTGATTCAGAGTGTTATTCGAGAAATCCAGCGGAGGGCGGAGTTGCAGAAGCTTTATGAACAGGTTGATAAATTATCGCGGGCGAAATCCGAGTTTATTTCCATTGCCTCCCATCAATTAAGAACACCTTTAACCGCTATTAAGGGTTATATTTCAATGCTGATTGAAGGAACTTATGGTAAATTGACAGGGAGAACCATTCCTCCTATGGAAAAAGTTTATCAGAGCAATGAAAGATTAATCAAATTAGTCAATGATTTGTTGCATGTCTCAAGGATTGAAAGCGGAACATTGAGAATAGACCTTCAGAAAATCTCGCTGGAGGACATAATTTCTTCGGTTGTAGATGAATTAAAAATTAGGGCTGACGAAAGAAAAATTTATCTGAAATGGGAAAAACCTTCAAAACCCTTGCCTGAGATTACGGTGGATGCAGATAAATTCAGGCAGGTTATTTTAAATATCATTGATAATTGCATAAAATATACAGAAAAAGGCGGAATAACGGTAGAAACTGAACAGAAAAAATCTTCTGTGAAACTTCCTCAGGGTTCAATTCTCACTGTGATTAAAGATACCGGAGAAGGAATGACCGAAGAGGAGATAGAAAAGATGTTTGAGAGTTTTTCTCGCGGCAAGGCTGGAGCAAAACACTGGACTGCCGGAACAGGCCTTGGCCTCTATATCGCCAGGAAATTCACTGAAGTCCATGGCGGCCGAGTTTGGGCTGAGTCTCCAGGCGAAGGCAAGGGCTCAACCTTTTATATTGAACTGCCGGTGAAATAA